Proteins encoded within one genomic window of Girardinichthys multiradiatus isolate DD_20200921_A chromosome 21, DD_fGirMul_XY1, whole genome shotgun sequence:
- the gyg1b gene encoding glycogenin-1b isoform X1: MADQAFVTLATNDNYARGAMVLGKSLRNHNTTKKLVVLVSPQVSTPCQSVLKNIFDEVKVVDVLDSGDTAHLAMMKRPDLGVTYTKLHSWTLTHYSKCVFMDADTLVLSNIDELFEREEMSAAPDPGWPDCFNSGVFVFRPSVETYGKLLQYCTEHGSFDGGDQGVLNGFFNDWATADISKHLPFIYNLSSIAIYTYLPAFKQYGGNAKVVHFLGKTKPWSYTFDCKTRQISGGVQEPATHPSFLLNWWTLYASSVVPMLQEQHGDQPFHSGCVESKHSDLVTCETVQGEGGSSPAQALQAMPTSEERKEQWEQGQADYMGMDSFDNIKRKLDTFLK, encoded by the exons atCAGGCATTTGTGACACTGGCCACCAACGACAACTATGCTCGAGGCGCTATGGTTCTGGGCAAGTCTCTTCGTAACCACAACACCACCAAGAAATTGGTGGTACTTGTTAGCCCACAGGTGTCGACTCCTTGCCA GTCTGTGCTGAAGAACATCTTTGATGAGGTGAAAGTTGTGGATGTTTTGGACAGTGGTGACACAGCTCACCTGGCTATGATGAAGAGGCCTGATCTGGGTGTCACATACACAAAGCTCCACTCCTGGACCCTCACACATTACTcgaaatgtgtttttatggaTGCAGACACTCTG GTGCTGTCAAATATAGATGAGCTCTTTGAAAGAGAGGAAATGTCAGCTGCTCCAGATCCTGGCTGGCCTGACTGCTTTAACTCTGGCGTGTTTGTTTTTCGGCCCTCTGTGGAGACGTATGGCAAACTACTTCAGTATTGCACAGAACATGGCAGCTTTGATG GGGGAGACCAAGGTGTTTTGAACGGCTTCTTCAATGACTGGGCAACAGCTGACATCTCAAAGCATCTCCCTTTCATTTACAACCTCAGCAGCATAGCCATCTACACTTACCTTCCAGCATTTAAGCA ATATGGTGGAAATGCTAAGGTGGTCCACTTTCTTGGGAAGACCAAGCCATGGAGTTATACTTTCGACTGCAAAACTAGACAGATTTCTGGAGGTGTGCAAGAACCAGCAACACATCCCAGCTTCCTCCTGAACTGGTGGACTTTGTATGCCAGCAGTGTGGTGCCAATGCTGCAGGAACAGCATGGAGATCAGCCGTTTCATTCTGGATGTGTGGAG TCAAAGCACAGTGACTTGGTCACTTGTGAGACTGTCCAG GGAGAAGGTGGTTCCTCACCTGCACAGGCTCTCCAGGCCATGCCAACATCAGAAGAACGAAAGGAGCAGTGGGAGCAAGGCCAAGCAGACTACATGGGAATGGACTCATTTGATAACATCAAGAGAAAGCTTGACACTTTTCTcaaatga
- the gyg1b gene encoding glycogenin-1b isoform X2 produces MADQAFVTLATNDNYARGAMVLGKSLRNHNTTKKLVVLVSPQVSTPCQSVLKNIFDEVKVVDVLDSGDTAHLAMMKRPDLGVTYTKLHSWTLTHYSKCVFMDADTLVLSNIDELFEREEMSAAPDPGWPDCFNSGVFVFRPSVETYGKLLQYCTEHGSFDGGDQGVLNGFFNDWATADISKHLPFIYNLSSIAIYTYLPAFKQYGGNAKVVHFLGKTKPWSYTFDCKTRQISGGVQEPATHPSFLLNWWTLYASSVVPMLQEQHGDQPFHSGCVEGEGGSSPAQALQAMPTSEERKEQWEQGQADYMGMDSFDNIKRKLDTFLK; encoded by the exons atCAGGCATTTGTGACACTGGCCACCAACGACAACTATGCTCGAGGCGCTATGGTTCTGGGCAAGTCTCTTCGTAACCACAACACCACCAAGAAATTGGTGGTACTTGTTAGCCCACAGGTGTCGACTCCTTGCCA GTCTGTGCTGAAGAACATCTTTGATGAGGTGAAAGTTGTGGATGTTTTGGACAGTGGTGACACAGCTCACCTGGCTATGATGAAGAGGCCTGATCTGGGTGTCACATACACAAAGCTCCACTCCTGGACCCTCACACATTACTcgaaatgtgtttttatggaTGCAGACACTCTG GTGCTGTCAAATATAGATGAGCTCTTTGAAAGAGAGGAAATGTCAGCTGCTCCAGATCCTGGCTGGCCTGACTGCTTTAACTCTGGCGTGTTTGTTTTTCGGCCCTCTGTGGAGACGTATGGCAAACTACTTCAGTATTGCACAGAACATGGCAGCTTTGATG GGGGAGACCAAGGTGTTTTGAACGGCTTCTTCAATGACTGGGCAACAGCTGACATCTCAAAGCATCTCCCTTTCATTTACAACCTCAGCAGCATAGCCATCTACACTTACCTTCCAGCATTTAAGCA ATATGGTGGAAATGCTAAGGTGGTCCACTTTCTTGGGAAGACCAAGCCATGGAGTTATACTTTCGACTGCAAAACTAGACAGATTTCTGGAGGTGTGCAAGAACCAGCAACACATCCCAGCTTCCTCCTGAACTGGTGGACTTTGTATGCCAGCAGTGTGGTGCCAATGCTGCAGGAACAGCATGGAGATCAGCCGTTTCATTCTGGATGTGTGGAG GGAGAAGGTGGTTCCTCACCTGCACAGGCTCTCCAGGCCATGCCAACATCAGAAGAACGAAAGGAGCAGTGGGAGCAAGGCCAAGCAGACTACATGGGAATGGACTCATTTGATAACATCAAGAGAAAGCTTGACACTTTTCTcaaatga